In Pseudomonas sp. MTM4, one genomic interval encodes:
- a CDS encoding DUF1656 domain-containing protein: protein MTGHLNIYGVYVPVLLVLMLAAYLLKSLLGIALARLGLYRWVWHPPLFNLALYVMVLGALSTLIPGVES, encoded by the coding sequence ATGACTGGACATCTGAATATCTATGGCGTCTACGTGCCGGTACTGCTGGTGTTGATGCTTGCTGCCTATCTGCTCAAAAGCCTGCTGGGCATCGCCCTCGCCCGGCTGGGCCTGTACCGCTGGGTCTGGCATCCGCCGCTGTTCAACCTCGCCCTCTACGTCATGGTGCTGGGCGCCCTGTCCACCCTCATACCGGGAGTCGAATCGTGA
- a CDS encoding FUSC family protein: MNMPTWREWLFSAKALTAALLSLYIALAIPLDNPYWAMASVYVVSHPLSGATRSKAIYRALGTVLGAAASVAILPLFGQQPVMLSLVISLWLTTLLYLSLIDRSPRSYIFMLAAYTVPLISLTEVNNPQHIFDVALARSEEILLGIVCASLVNALLFPSRIAPVLNARMTVLLADARVGALQMLGATGSTALDQRALHQLMIDVMGLDGMIVHLEYDADSHLPTRHAREFRARMAMLAPQLISMGDALRQLRQELPEPLPEFEEYLQRVGQWLQGEDAQLDADRLVERSWQLQTWLSDSYPEQHLALAGALGQIRALIDLWQDALELRRCFALGHPEQAPMLRYRMRQLIGAPRHYDYPLLAFSALSAGILVLLVSLLWYWSGWAHGYTGVFLAAVASCFFASQDNPAPFIKSMLVATLISTVAAAIYLFALMPNVHDFGSLAILLAAPLLLLGTFSGRPQYAGTAILLAVQTISTLTIQDRYAADFSRFADVALSSAMGVTFALIWARLTRPFGTQWAARRLARSGWISLSRLALAKPKQDHDDVASKVIDRTAQLLPRLAQLADQGLALHDATRGLRLCFRLLELKRVPLPADAEQRLQPVILALHDYFQVCARARHPQSAPDGLREQLDDGVYYLWSRRNGQAAHDACLALHGLRLALFPADAPATAPLSTTTGYDPLGAPA; the protein is encoded by the coding sequence ATGAATATGCCTACCTGGCGCGAATGGCTGTTTTCAGCCAAAGCGCTGACCGCTGCGTTGCTGTCGCTTTACATCGCGCTCGCCATTCCGCTGGACAATCCCTATTGGGCGATGGCCTCGGTTTACGTCGTTTCGCACCCGCTGTCGGGCGCCACGCGCTCGAAGGCGATCTACCGGGCTCTGGGAACCGTACTCGGTGCAGCGGCATCGGTTGCGATATTGCCGCTGTTCGGCCAGCAGCCGGTGATGCTGAGCCTGGTCATATCGTTGTGGCTCACCACCCTGCTCTACCTTTCGCTGATCGACCGCTCACCGCGCAGCTACATCTTCATGCTTGCGGCCTACACCGTGCCGTTGATCAGCCTCACCGAAGTCAACAATCCGCAGCATATCTTCGATGTAGCGCTGGCCCGGTCCGAGGAAATTCTGCTGGGCATCGTCTGTGCCAGCCTGGTCAATGCGCTGCTCTTTCCCAGCCGCATCGCACCGGTGCTGAATGCGCGTATGACGGTGCTGCTCGCCGACGCCCGCGTCGGGGCATTGCAGATGCTCGGCGCAACAGGATCGACTGCCCTCGATCAGCGTGCGTTGCACCAATTGATGATCGACGTGATGGGGCTCGACGGCATGATCGTGCACCTTGAGTACGACGCCGACAGCCATCTCCCGACCCGCCATGCCCGGGAATTCCGCGCACGCATGGCGATGCTCGCGCCGCAGCTGATCTCCATGGGCGACGCGCTGCGTCAGCTACGCCAGGAACTGCCGGAGCCGCTGCCGGAGTTCGAAGAATATCTGCAGCGCGTCGGCCAATGGTTGCAGGGCGAGGATGCGCAGCTCGATGCTGATCGCCTCGTCGAGCGCAGCTGGCAGCTGCAAACATGGCTGAGCGATAGCTATCCGGAACAGCACTTGGCGCTGGCCGGTGCGCTCGGGCAGATCCGTGCACTGATCGATCTCTGGCAGGATGCCCTGGAGCTGCGCCGGTGCTTTGCCCTGGGCCATCCCGAGCAGGCGCCGATGCTGCGCTATCGAATGCGCCAGTTGATCGGAGCCCCCCGTCATTACGACTATCCGTTGCTGGCGTTCAGCGCCTTGTCCGCTGGAATCCTCGTACTGCTGGTCAGTCTGCTGTGGTACTGGTCGGGATGGGCGCACGGCTACACCGGAGTGTTCCTTGCGGCCGTCGCCAGCTGTTTCTTCGCCAGCCAGGACAACCCGGCGCCTTTCATCAAATCGATGCTGGTGGCGACGCTGATCTCCACCGTAGCCGCCGCCATCTACCTCTTTGCACTGATGCCCAACGTGCATGACTTTGGCAGCCTGGCCATTCTCCTAGCCGCACCGTTGCTGCTGTTGGGTACCTTTTCCGGTCGTCCTCAATATGCCGGGACGGCGATTCTGTTGGCGGTTCAGACCATTTCCACCCTCACCATTCAGGATCGTTACGCCGCCGATTTCTCGCGGTTTGCCGATGTCGCCCTGTCCTCGGCCATGGGCGTGACCTTCGCGCTGATCTGGGCCCGCCTGACCCGACCATTCGGCACGCAGTGGGCGGCGCGGCGTCTTGCTCGCAGCGGCTGGATCAGTCTCTCGCGGCTTGCGCTGGCCAAGCCGAAACAGGATCACGACGACGTCGCCTCCAAGGTCATCGACCGTACCGCTCAATTACTGCCGCGCCTCGCCCAATTGGCCGACCAGGGCCTGGCGCTGCACGACGCGACCCGAGGTTTGAGACTGTGCTTCCGCTTGCTGGAACTCAAGCGAGTGCCGCTGCCCGCAGACGCCGAGCAACGGCTGCAACCGGTCATTCTGGCGCTGCACGATTACTTCCAGGTGTGCGCTCGCGCCCGTCATCCGCAGTCCGCGCCGGATGGCCTGCGCGAGCAACTGGATGACGGCGTGTATTACCTATGGAGCCGCCGTAATGGCCAGGCTGCACACGACGCCTGCCTGGCGCTGCACGGCCTGCGTCTCGCGCTGTTCCCTGCGGATGCGCCTGCCACCGCGCCGCTATCGACCACAACCGGGTACGACCCTCTCGGAGCCCCCGCATGA
- a CDS encoding HlyD family secretion protein encodes MKKWIPAAGSVMLTLLAVAIAVVVSVYLWDYYMEAPWTRDGHVHADIIQVAPDVSGLVTELRVRDNQKVSRGQVLFVIDQARFELALEEAEATVLERRALLAQAGREAKRNRVLKDLIAAETIEIGDTQVKRAEAALKTAEAALGVARLDLERTRVLSPVDGYLSDQTMRVGDYVHTGKPVLSIVDTRSLRVEGYFEETKLHAIEIGQPVDIRLMGESQHLRGHVQSIAAGIEDRDRARGNSLLPNINPSFNWVRLAQRIPVRVVLEDGQETDIRLVIGRTATLSVLPWPQAGKVEPATP; translated from the coding sequence GTGAAGAAATGGATACCTGCCGCCGGCTCGGTGATGCTGACCCTGTTGGCCGTCGCCATCGCCGTCGTGGTGAGCGTGTATCTGTGGGACTACTACATGGAAGCGCCCTGGACCCGCGACGGCCATGTGCATGCCGACATCATTCAGGTGGCGCCTGACGTGTCCGGGCTGGTCACCGAGCTGCGCGTGCGGGACAACCAGAAGGTTAGCCGTGGACAGGTGCTGTTCGTCATCGATCAGGCACGCTTCGAACTCGCCCTCGAAGAAGCCGAAGCGACCGTGCTGGAGCGCCGTGCGCTGCTCGCTCAGGCGGGCCGGGAAGCCAAGCGCAACCGTGTGTTGAAAGACTTGATCGCCGCGGAAACCATCGAAATCGGCGACACCCAGGTCAAGCGCGCCGAAGCCGCACTGAAGACCGCCGAAGCCGCCCTCGGCGTGGCGCGGCTCGACCTGGAGCGCACCCGTGTGCTCAGCCCTGTCGATGGCTATCTCAGCGATCAGACCATGCGCGTCGGCGATTACGTCCACACCGGCAAACCGGTGCTGTCGATCGTCGATACCCGTTCGCTGCGCGTCGAAGGCTATTTCGAGGAAACCAAACTGCACGCCATCGAGATCGGCCAGCCGGTGGATATCCGGCTGATGGGGGAATCGCAGCACCTGCGTGGCCATGTCCAAAGCATTGCCGCCGGCATCGAGGACCGCGACCGCGCGCGCGGAAACTCGCTGCTGCCCAACATCAATCCGAGCTTCAACTGGGTGCGACTGGCCCAGCGAATACCGGTGCGCGTGGTGCTGGAAGACGGCCAGGAAACCGACATCCGACTGGTCATCGGCCGAACCGCGACCCTCTCGGTGCTGCCCTGGCCACAAGCCGGCAAGGTGGAGCCTGCAACGCCATGA